One stretch of Candidatus Nezhaarchaeota archaeon DNA includes these proteins:
- a CDS encoding dolichol kinase, which translates to MILPEEGLFVRPGVGGVGGDYVSLLMPRSLGAELVHAAAIIIYVAGVIYGSRHVHALLTKRGLSKEAALYVNRKLIHVLAGGVVALLVPYLFSSPAIPSTLAVSSGLALWLMRRRRLMTWFQARENVYESSFCVTWGVVLLASWTLLGSPTYGLVATLFMSFGDAATGIVRIAIYGERNKSWWGNLAMFAVCLPIAWLLVGPWGALPAALSSFIERYELKPLGDNVAIGATSLISLLILFHLGLIR; encoded by the coding sequence ATGATCCTCCCTGAAGAGGGGCTCTTCGTAAGGCCGGGGGTTGGTGGCGTGGGGGGCGACTACGTGAGCCTACTGATGCCGAGGAGCTTAGGGGCTGAGCTAGTACACGCGGCCGCCATAATAATCTATGTGGCGGGGGTGATCTATGGATCTAGACATGTTCACGCGCTACTGACTAAGAGGGGGCTTTCGAAAGAGGCCGCTCTGTACGTTAACAGGAAGCTAATCCACGTCCTCGCCGGGGGCGTGGTAGCCCTCCTAGTCCCATACTTATTCTCGTCCCCAGCAATCCCCTCTACGCTAGCAGTATCCTCAGGGCTTGCTCTATGGTTGATGCGTAGGAGGAGGCTAATGACGTGGTTCCAGGCCCGTGAAAACGTGTATGAGTCTAGCTTCTGCGTAACCTGGGGCGTGGTCCTCTTAGCCTCATGGACCCTCCTAGGCTCACCTACCTACGGGCTAGTGGCTACCCTCTTCATGTCGTTCGGCGACGCGGCCACCGGCATAGTTAGGATCGCTATTTACGGAGAGAGGAATAAGTCTTGGTGGGGGAACTTAGCCATGTTCGCAGTCTGCCTACCGATAGCGTGGCTCCTCGTGGGGCCGTGGGGCGCCCTGCCAGCAGCCCTGTCCTCCTTCATCGAGCGCTACGAGCTTAAGCCCTTAGGAGACAACGTGGCGATAGGCGCCACGTCCCTAATCTCACTGCTCATCCTATTCCACTTGGGGTTGATAAGGTAG
- a CDS encoding helicase-related protein: protein MAEAQPPRSEASFVEHPLVKPRAVEDRLYQRRIVERALRGNTLVVLPTALGKTVIAALLTAHRLREAGGKVLFLAPTRPLTLQHFSRFKELLNINEEDMAVLTGQVPQLKRGGLYRGARVIFATPQVVRNDVADGIISLSEVSLIIFDEAHRARGGYAYVEIAKRYVEQRHDPLILALTASPGGDEGEVMQLCRNLFIEAIEVRTDEDEDVAPYIQPIKLTWRKVKLPAEYEKIRSCLRSMLEERVKALQALGLLVDKKPSSVTKSSLLELNEELQSKLERGGGGYLYHVKAQTTAAISIAHMLELLETQGVDTLKAFIEDTLVKEAEGGSRAHRSILSDPLFAEAKFYVKQAEGVKHPKLQALKEVVVEQLRSKPSSRILVFAQYRDTAKVILEELAALPEVKAARFVGQASRGRDEGMSQREQQEILEAFRAGRFNVLVATSIAEEGLDVPEVDHVVFYEPVPSEIRFIQRRGRTGRRVAGKATVLITERSLDEAFYWASVHRVRKMKATLRKLDQALSKLKEGRAQATPPQPSPAGAPRAVTLTSFLLEEPAAQPRSQREPRAEWFSTHLQYAKGMSRALRWLEANLSSQPVRIEELMERALSQGLSREAFEAALNRLLQLGVAYQPLPGLVSLVRKA from the coding sequence GTGGCTGAAGCCCAGCCGCCAAGGAGCGAAGCTAGCTTTGTAGAGCACCCCTTAGTTAAGCCAAGGGCCGTTGAGGATAGGCTGTATCAGCGCAGGATAGTCGAGAGGGCCTTGAGGGGGAACACCCTAGTAGTGCTCCCCACAGCCCTAGGGAAGACAGTGATAGCTGCGCTACTAACAGCACATAGGCTACGCGAAGCTGGCGGGAAAGTTCTATTCCTAGCCCCCACTAGGCCCCTAACCCTTCAGCACTTCTCTAGGTTCAAGGAGCTCCTAAACATTAACGAAGAGGACATGGCCGTACTCACAGGCCAAGTCCCTCAGCTTAAGCGAGGGGGGCTTTATCGAGGGGCGAGGGTTATCTTCGCCACCCCTCAAGTAGTAAGGAACGACGTGGCCGACGGAATAATCTCGCTGAGCGAGGTTTCGCTTATCATCTTCGACGAAGCCCATAGGGCTAGGGGGGGCTATGCCTACGTAGAGATAGCTAAGAGGTACGTCGAGCAGCGCCACGACCCTTTAATCTTAGCCTTAACGGCGTCGCCCGGCGGGGATGAAGGTGAGGTAATGCAGCTGTGCCGCAACCTCTTCATAGAGGCTATCGAGGTCAGGACTGACGAGGACGAGGACGTCGCCCCCTACATCCAGCCGATTAAGCTGACTTGGCGCAAGGTCAAGCTCCCCGCTGAGTACGAGAAAATTAGGTCGTGCCTAAGGTCCATGTTAGAAGAGAGGGTTAAAGCCCTCCAAGCGCTGGGGCTACTTGTAGATAAGAAGCCTAGCTCAGTCACGAAGAGCTCGCTCCTAGAGCTCAATGAGGAGCTGCAGTCGAAGCTAGAGCGAGGAGGAGGAGGCTACCTATATCACGTCAAGGCCCAGACTACGGCTGCCATCTCCATCGCCCATATGCTAGAGCTCCTCGAGACCCAGGGCGTAGACACGCTGAAGGCCTTCATCGAGGACACTCTGGTTAAGGAGGCTGAGGGGGGCAGTCGAGCCCACCGCTCAATACTAAGCGACCCCCTATTCGCTGAGGCAAAGTTCTACGTAAAGCAGGCTGAGGGCGTAAAGCACCCTAAGTTGCAGGCGCTAAAGGAGGTGGTTGTAGAGCAGCTTAGGTCTAAGCCTAGCTCAAGGATTCTGGTATTTGCTCAGTACAGAGACACCGCTAAGGTGATCTTAGAGGAGCTCGCAGCCCTCCCAGAAGTAAAGGCAGCTAGGTTCGTAGGCCAGGCGTCCAGGGGGCGCGACGAGGGGATGAGTCAGCGCGAGCAGCAAGAGATCCTAGAGGCCTTTAGAGCAGGGCGCTTCAACGTGCTCGTAGCGACTAGCATAGCTGAAGAGGGCTTAGACGTACCTGAGGTAGATCACGTAGTGTTCTACGAGCCGGTGCCCAGCGAGATTAGGTTTATTCAGCGGAGGGGTAGGACGGGTAGGAGGGTAGCTGGGAAGGCCACCGTGCTAATTACTGAGCGAAGCCTAGACGAGGCCTTCTACTGGGCTAGCGTCCATAGGGTTAGGAAGATGAAGGCGACGCTGCGCAAGCTAGATCAAGCCCTCTCTAAGCTTAAGGAGGGAAGAGCCCAGGCTACTCCTCCGCAGCCCTCCCCAGCGGGGGCGCCTAGGGCTGTTACGCTAACAAGCTTCCTCCTCGAGGAGCCCGCCGCCCAGCCTAGATCACAGCGAGAGCCCAGGGCTGAGTGGTTCTCAACGCACCTCCAGTACGCTAAGGGGATGAGCAGGGCCTTAAGGTGGCTCGAGGCCAACCTCTCCAGCCAACCAGTGAGGATCGAGGAGTTAATGGAGAGAGCTCTATCTCAAGGGCTTAGCCGCGAGGCCTTTGAGGCAGCGCTCAATAGGCTCCTTCAACTAGGCGTAGCGTACCAGCCCCTCCCAGGCTTAGTAAGCCTAGTTAGGAAGGCCTAG
- a CDS encoding Clp1/GlmU family protein, protein MELEAKAKDFYILEGPLKAKVLRGEAEVCGARLSEKEEFVVVAGRAVVLEALADLRLEVRAGEGSRVERSPPTIPSEWRGLVEELKGLRGPVMLVGGVDVGKTFLATYLANRLLQAGLKVAVVDSDVGQSSIGPPATIGAARLTKAYTCLLDVPMELGYFVGSTTPVGHLLPMVVGVKRLVDRMAPLVDVVLMDTTGMVHGGVARALKIYKADVVRPRLILLLERGEELRPLARQLKAMGLEVRSLPASPWVRPRDREDRRMLRELAFQIHFRRRGVVEATIELSKAPLIGSFLGTGRRLSAEEAEARLGLRPFYCEEHPEGLAVVVEDSRDLARLKEALGVVKASRRGFEDGLLIGLLGEDGLLLEVGVLRRLDLEHGVAKIATPLRDVSKVRALKLGSIRLGSNFEEVERLPPGVF, encoded by the coding sequence ATGGAACTCGAGGCTAAGGCTAAGGACTTCTACATCCTAGAGGGGCCGCTAAAGGCCAAGGTGCTAAGGGGGGAGGCAGAGGTTTGTGGAGCTAGGCTGAGTGAAAAGGAAGAGTTTGTCGTCGTAGCTGGCAGGGCAGTTGTCTTAGAGGCGCTCGCCGACCTGAGGCTTGAAGTGAGGGCTGGCGAAGGATCGAGGGTTGAGCGCTCCCCGCCGACAATCCCAAGTGAGTGGCGTGGCTTAGTTGAGGAGTTGAAGGGGCTTAGGGGCCCGGTAATGTTGGTGGGTGGCGTAGACGTAGGTAAGACGTTCCTAGCCACCTACTTAGCTAACCGCCTACTACAGGCTGGGCTTAAAGTAGCGGTTGTAGATAGCGACGTAGGGCAGTCCAGCATAGGCCCCCCTGCCACCATTGGCGCCGCGAGGCTGACGAAGGCGTACACCTGCCTCCTCGACGTGCCCATGGAGCTCGGTTACTTCGTAGGCTCCACTACGCCCGTCGGCCACTTGCTACCCATGGTTGTTGGGGTTAAGCGCCTCGTCGATAGGATGGCCCCGCTGGTAGACGTGGTGCTAATGGACACGACCGGCATGGTACATGGGGGGGTGGCCAGGGCCCTGAAGATATATAAGGCAGACGTCGTTAGGCCTAGGCTAATCTTGCTACTTGAGCGCGGCGAGGAGCTCCGCCCGCTAGCTAGACAGCTCAAGGCAATGGGCCTGGAGGTGCGGAGCCTCCCAGCGTCTCCTTGGGTTAGGCCTAGGGACCGAGAGGACAGGAGGATGCTTAGAGAGCTAGCTTTCCAAATACACTTTAGGCGTAGAGGCGTAGTGGAGGCCACCATTGAGCTAAGCAAGGCCCCCCTCATCGGCAGCTTTCTAGGCACCGGGCGCAGGCTTAGCGCTGAGGAGGCCGAGGCGAGGCTAGGGCTTAGGCCCTTCTACTGCGAAGAGCACCCTGAGGGCCTAGCTGTCGTGGTAGAGGACTCGAGGGACCTAGCTAGGCTTAAGGAGGCCCTCGGCGTGGTTAAGGCGTCTAGGAGGGGCTTCGAGGACGGGTTGCTGATAGGCCTCTTAGGTGAAGACGGCCTACTACTAGAAGTAGGCGTATTGAGGCGCCTTGACCTAGAGCACGGGGTGGCAAAGATAGCTACTCCTCTCCGCGACGTGTCTAAGGTTAGGGCCTTGAAGCTAGGCTCTATTAGGCTGGGAAGCAACTTTGAGGAGGTCGAGAGGCTACCCCCCGGGGTATTTTAG
- a CDS encoding metallophosphoesterase, producing the protein MRVTRRRFLALLGAAFAGCAIDALIEPALLLEVSHVELRLDIEEPLRILHVTDLHFGGGSPPSIYQVALDAVKTVEPSFIALTGDLISRAASASQAVDFVAKLTSYAPIYAVPGNWEYWSLGEGGVRSFLSQLEGLGRVRTMVNDAEEVAGIQVVGVDDPHLLRSDLDSALAKAGRGLKVLLAHSPEIIRDAAGRVDVVLAGHTHGGQVALPLIGPPYVPVRAEYRRYARGLFLEKGTYMYVCRGVGTSLVPLRFMCRPEVVIVDLLPIG; encoded by the coding sequence TTGAGGGTTACTAGGCGTAGGTTCCTGGCTCTGCTAGGCGCTGCTTTCGCTGGCTGCGCTATCGATGCACTTATCGAGCCAGCCCTCCTCCTCGAAGTAAGCCACGTAGAGCTACGCCTAGATATAGAAGAGCCCCTGAGGATACTCCACGTAACAGACCTGCACTTCGGAGGGGGGAGCCCCCCGTCTATATATCAAGTCGCCCTAGACGCCGTTAAGACGGTGGAGCCTAGCTTCATAGCGTTGACGGGCGACTTAATCTCAAGGGCAGCCTCAGCTAGCCAGGCGGTAGACTTCGTGGCTAAGCTTACTAGCTACGCCCCCATCTATGCGGTTCCAGGGAACTGGGAGTACTGGAGCCTAGGCGAAGGGGGCGTGAGAAGCTTCTTAAGCCAACTAGAGGGCCTGGGGCGCGTAAGGACCATGGTCAACGACGCCGAGGAAGTCGCCGGTATACAGGTCGTCGGGGTGGACGACCCACACCTCCTCAGGAGCGACCTAGACAGCGCATTGGCAAAGGCGGGGAGGGGCTTAAAGGTGCTCCTAGCCCACTCGCCTGAGATAATTAGGGATGCTGCTGGGAGGGTGGACGTAGTCTTAGCTGGACACACCCACGGAGGCCAAGTCGCGCTCCCCCTCATCGGCCCCCCGTACGTCCCTGTTAGAGCTGAGTATCGACGATACGCGAGAGGGCTCTTCTTAGAGAAGGGGACCTACATGTACGTTTGTCGAGGCGTGGGCACAAGCCTAGTCCCGCTCAGGTTTATGTGTAGACCGGAAGTAGTCATAGTAGACCTGCTACCCATCGGCTAG
- a CDS encoding DEAD/DEAH box helicase — MNVIEAVEALLKGSPARIVYVREEEVEEPSPGPLVAEVGLANGLCEAMKKRGVERLYEYQAKAIRLIMDGLDVVISSGAATGKTEAFLLPLLDRAIKEGARSLIVYPTKALAKDQRARISELCFSVGVSAAVYDGDTPEEERRRIVEEPPLLLITNPDMVHLGMAFSSRLRALLEKVEAVVLDEAHVYEGAFGSHMRMVLRRLSMLIGRRPQLIASSATIGNPYEFGRLLFDGPVEVIEGLPRRRGKAYHVLVSAGPLSRWTLASRLIATLTRLRLRVLCFTDSQQMAELLTKMARRDGVRAEVHRAGLPREDRVRVEEALRAGRIDCVVATPTLELGIDVGAIDAVVMASPPPSYTKYLQRAGRAGRRREAGYVFTVLGDDPIDAYYESRPSEFFAQELTPVVFEPGNEEVLKLHVLALALQLGRLKKSSIPTEWLRASEALEAEGLLALRGASYYPTKEAWRVVRERGLRGAGPEVTVYLAGRPIGFREAPMALHDLHPEAIYLHRGNTYKVTSLDLKKLRAEVKPIGDVPYYTRPLYEVYVEELSLERRREADGVGLAYGRGRVLKQVTGYATYSIYALERGKPESLRFFDEALSWSYETRLLAARYAEHVDLEAAHALEHALIHAARPIVGAGLTDLGGVSYSDGHVVIYDATPGGSGISRLLYERLEKAHRVALEILSYCNCHDGCPRCVYDPFCGNGNRALSRRKALFLLRSVLAKGAKASVGEPWGKTVARRA; from the coding sequence TTGAACGTCATCGAGGCGGTCGAAGCGCTGTTAAAGGGCAGCCCCGCCCGCATCGTGTACGTTAGAGAGGAGGAGGTCGAGGAGCCCTCGCCAGGGCCCTTGGTGGCGGAGGTCGGGTTGGCCAATGGCCTGTGCGAGGCCATGAAGAAGAGGGGGGTGGAGAGGCTCTACGAGTACCAGGCGAAGGCAATCAGGCTGATTATGGATGGGCTTGACGTAGTAATTTCGTCAGGCGCAGCCACTGGTAAGACAGAGGCCTTCCTCCTACCGCTCTTAGACAGGGCGATTAAGGAAGGGGCTAGGAGCTTGATAGTGTACCCGACTAAGGCCTTAGCCAAGGACCAGAGGGCTAGGATCTCTGAGCTCTGCTTTAGCGTAGGGGTGTCGGCGGCAGTGTACGACGGAGACACGCCTGAGGAGGAGAGGAGGAGGATTGTTGAGGAGCCGCCCCTCCTCCTCATTACCAACCCGGACATGGTGCACTTAGGCATGGCCTTCTCGAGCAGGCTTAGAGCTCTACTAGAGAAAGTTGAGGCGGTGGTCTTAGACGAGGCTCACGTCTACGAGGGGGCCTTCGGCTCTCACATGAGGATGGTCTTGAGGCGCCTCTCCATGCTCATCGGCCGGAGGCCTCAGCTAATAGCCTCTAGCGCTACAATAGGGAACCCCTATGAGTTCGGAAGGCTACTCTTCGACGGGCCGGTGGAAGTGATTGAGGGGCTGCCTAGGCGCCGTGGAAAAGCCTACCACGTCCTCGTCTCGGCCGGGCCGCTAAGTAGGTGGACGTTAGCCTCGAGGCTAATCGCCACGCTCACGAGGCTTAGGCTGCGCGTGCTTTGCTTTACTGACAGCCAGCAGATGGCTGAGCTCCTCACCAAGATGGCCAGGAGGGATGGAGTTAGGGCGGAGGTCCATAGGGCCGGCCTACCTCGTGAGGACAGGGTTAGGGTGGAGGAGGCTCTAAGGGCTGGGAGGATAGACTGCGTAGTGGCAACCCCGACTCTAGAGCTTGGCATAGACGTAGGGGCTATAGACGCGGTCGTCATGGCGTCCCCGCCGCCTAGCTATACTAAGTACCTTCAGCGCGCTGGAAGAGCTGGTAGGCGTAGAGAAGCTGGGTACGTATTCACGGTGCTGGGGGACGATCCTATAGACGCCTACTACGAGTCTAGGCCGAGCGAGTTCTTTGCTCAAGAGCTAACTCCAGTGGTCTTCGAGCCGGGCAACGAAGAAGTGTTGAAGCTCCACGTACTAGCCTTAGCTCTACAGCTCGGCAGGTTGAAGAAGAGCAGCATACCTACAGAGTGGCTTAGGGCCTCCGAGGCCCTGGAGGCTGAAGGACTACTAGCGCTTAGAGGCGCTAGCTACTACCCTACAAAGGAAGCTTGGAGGGTGGTTAGGGAGAGAGGTCTTCGTGGAGCTGGGCCAGAGGTAACTGTGTATTTAGCGGGTAGGCCCATCGGCTTTAGGGAGGCCCCGATGGCCCTCCACGACCTACACCCAGAGGCTATATACTTACATAGGGGAAATACGTACAAGGTCACTAGCCTAGATTTAAAGAAGCTGAGGGCTGAGGTAAAGCCGATAGGGGACGTGCCGTACTACACTAGGCCTCTCTACGAGGTTTACGTCGAGGAGCTTAGCCTCGAGAGGCGTAGGGAGGCTGACGGGGTCGGCTTAGCCTACGGGCGCGGCAGGGTGTTGAAGCAGGTTACGGGCTACGCTACCTACAGCATCTACGCCTTAGAGAGAGGCAAGCCTGAGTCGTTGAGGTTCTTTGATGAGGCCCTCTCGTGGAGCTACGAGACTAGGCTCTTAGCGGCTCGCTACGCTGAGCACGTCGACTTAGAAGCAGCCCACGCCTTAGAGCACGCCCTCATCCACGCAGCTAGGCCTATAGTCGGAGCTGGCCTAACAGACCTGGGCGGCGTTAGCTACTCGGATGGGCACGTCGTGATATACGACGCTACGCCTGGAGGGTCTGGCATATCTCGGTTGCTCTACGAGCGCCTAGAGAAGGCTCATAGAGTAGCCCTAGAGATACTGAGCTACTGCAACTGTCACGATGGATGCCCGCGCTGTGTCTACGACCCATTTTGCGGAAACGGCAATCGAGCGCTCTCGAGGAGAAAGGCGCTATTCTTGCTGAGGAGCGTTTTAGCCAAGGGGGCCAAGGCGAGTGTAGGAGAGCCGTGGGGTAAAACAGTTGCGAGGCGAGCTTAA
- a CDS encoding acetate--CoA ligase family protein yields MSPRDLIEGAVAKGRSWLLEPEAKELCRLIGLATPRFKVALSLREALEAAEEIGYPVVMKVVSPDIIHKAELGGVLLGLASRRSVEEAYVKLVEGVKASLPRAEVLGVMVEEEVRPGLEVAFGFLRDPQFGPAVMFGLGGAMLELYRDVAFKLAPLSYEEARELIAETKVGRLIEGFKGGPRRDVGALIDVALKLSKLGVEEELIELVDLNPVVVYERGAVVVDAKVAIKASRGSASSTLSAGR; encoded by the coding sequence TTGAGCCCACGCGACTTAATCGAGGGGGCTGTTGCTAAGGGGAGGAGCTGGCTACTTGAGCCAGAGGCTAAGGAGCTCTGCCGCCTCATCGGGCTGGCGACCCCGCGGTTTAAGGTAGCCTTAAGCCTAAGGGAGGCCCTGGAGGCTGCGGAGGAAATAGGCTACCCAGTAGTGATGAAGGTAGTGTCGCCGGACATAATTCACAAGGCTGAGCTTGGAGGGGTATTGTTGGGCCTAGCTAGTAGGAGGAGCGTTGAGGAGGCATACGTTAAGCTAGTGGAAGGCGTAAAGGCCAGCCTGCCGAGGGCTGAGGTCCTAGGGGTAATGGTGGAAGAGGAGGTTAGGCCTGGCTTAGAGGTGGCCTTCGGCTTCCTTAGGGATCCTCAGTTCGGGCCAGCGGTCATGTTCGGGCTCGGAGGAGCTATGCTTGAGCTCTACAGAGACGTGGCCTTTAAGCTAGCCCCGCTAAGCTATGAAGAGGCCCGTGAGCTTATAGCTGAGACGAAGGTCGGCAGGCTCATAGAGGGCTTTAAGGGGGGCCCTAGGAGGGACGTGGGCGCCTTAATAGACGTAGCCCTAAAGTTGTCGAAGCTGGGCGTTGAGGAGGAGCTCATCGAGCTAGTAGACCTAAACCCAGTGGTGGTTTACGAGAGGGGGGCTGTGGTAGTCGATGCTAAGGTGGCTATTAAGGCCAGTAGGGGCAGCGCCTCGTCAACGCTGAGCGCCGGGCGTTAA
- a CDS encoding CoA-binding protein — MHLSLASLFYPRSVAVVGASKSTRKMGYHVLKSLVEGGFKGSIYPVNPSYRSVMGLRAYPRLKDLPEVVDLAIIAVPARNSLEVLEECGEVGVKGAVLIAAGLREAEVEEGWRLQEELREVAERGGVRVIGPNTFGMVSLHANLNASFTPAFSRVKRGPVSLLSQSGGVCHFLMPYVIEQGVGMSKIVGLGNRMNVDFADLLEYLEHDEDTKSIALYVEGVDEPRRLIEVARRVVKARPIVAYKAGRSSRADEASRFHTGSMAGRHELYRAGFRKAGVILADSCLELISKADALAHQPPPRGRRVAVVSLVAGLGIITADSCEARGLELARLSHGTLARLRELIPPFAIRTNPVDLGLLANDPERCGEVIRAVFSDPNVDAVVISYVYSWSEDFMRLPLEAIVDAHRESLKPVAVCLRYPHGVWDEERESLRRSGIPTYPTPELAVSALEALAQYGESLGRA, encoded by the coding sequence ATGCACCTAAGCCTAGCCAGCCTCTTCTACCCGAGGTCAGTGGCCGTAGTCGGGGCCTCTAAGAGCACTAGGAAGATGGGCTACCACGTATTGAAGAGCCTAGTTGAGGGAGGCTTTAAGGGCTCAATCTACCCCGTAAACCCCAGCTACCGCTCAGTAATGGGGCTGAGGGCCTACCCTAGGCTTAAGGACTTGCCTGAAGTAGTCGACTTAGCCATCATAGCTGTGCCGGCCAGGAACTCCCTCGAGGTCTTAGAAGAGTGCGGTGAGGTCGGCGTGAAGGGGGCTGTGCTAATAGCCGCTGGGCTTAGGGAGGCTGAGGTAGAGGAGGGGTGGAGGCTTCAAGAGGAGCTTAGGGAAGTGGCTGAGCGCGGAGGGGTTAGGGTCATAGGCCCCAACACCTTCGGCATGGTAAGCCTCCACGCGAACCTAAACGCCAGCTTCACGCCAGCCTTCTCAAGGGTAAAGAGGGGCCCTGTGTCCTTACTAAGTCAGAGCGGAGGGGTCTGCCACTTCTTAATGCCGTACGTAATAGAGCAGGGAGTAGGGATGAGCAAGATAGTAGGGCTCGGCAATAGGATGAACGTGGACTTCGCCGACCTGCTGGAGTACCTTGAGCACGACGAGGACACGAAGAGCATAGCTCTATACGTCGAGGGCGTGGATGAGCCTAGGAGGCTCATCGAGGTGGCTAGGAGGGTGGTTAAGGCTAGGCCCATAGTGGCGTACAAGGCCGGAAGGTCGAGTAGGGCGGACGAAGCCTCAAGGTTCCACACGGGCTCCATGGCGGGGAGGCACGAGCTCTACAGAGCTGGCTTTAGGAAGGCAGGCGTCATACTGGCGGACAGCTGCCTAGAGCTAATCTCTAAGGCAGACGCGCTGGCGCATCAACCTCCCCCGCGCGGGCGTAGAGTAGCCGTGGTCTCCTTAGTGGCAGGGTTGGGCATTATAACTGCTGATAGCTGCGAGGCGAGGGGGCTTGAGCTAGCTAGGCTTAGCCATGGGACGTTGGCTAGGCTAAGGGAGCTCATACCGCCCTTCGCCATTAGGACGAACCCCGTCGACCTAGGGCTCCTAGCCAACGACCCTGAGAGGTGCGGGGAGGTCATTAGGGCGGTCTTTAGCGACCCAAACGTGGACGCTGTAGTCATTAGCTACGTATACTCTTGGTCAGAGGACTTCATGAGGCTCCCGCTGGAGGCTATCGTGGACGCCCATAGGGAGTCGCTTAAGCCAGTCGCGGTTTGTCTACGCTACCCTCACGGGGTGTGGGATGAGGAGAGGGAGAGCCTTAGGAGGAGCGGCATCCCGACGTACCCAACGCCAGAGCTAGCTGTTAGTGCGCTAGAGGCTCTCGCTCAGTACGGTGAGAGCCTGGGCAGGGCTTGA
- the hisIE gene encoding bifunctional phosphoribosyl-AMP cyclohydrolase/phosphoribosyl-ATP diphosphatase HisIE yields MGEDAVKLSLEEARKIAEKIGFSKLQGLVPAIAQDFDTGMVLMQAFMNEEALIKTLTTGLMHYWSRSKRRLWMKGEESGNVQVVKEVWADCDYDSLLFKVAQRGVGCHEGFYTCFHNQLASSSSAKPGAGLAILAEVFNVVKERVKKPRPGSYVCSLAQGGLESVIKKVSEECLELALAAKEGSRGGVVREAADLIFHCLVLLAVVGVEFSEVLDELRERRAARVAKA; encoded by the coding sequence TTGGGTGAAGACGCGGTTAAGCTTAGCTTGGAGGAGGCTAGAAAGATAGCTGAGAAGATAGGCTTCTCTAAGCTTCAAGGATTGGTCCCAGCAATCGCTCAGGACTTTGATACGGGAATGGTGTTGATGCAGGCCTTTATGAATGAAGAAGCCTTAATTAAGACGCTTACGACAGGCCTTATGCACTACTGGAGTAGGTCTAAGCGTAGGCTTTGGATGAAGGGGGAGGAGTCTGGGAACGTCCAAGTAGTCAAGGAGGTCTGGGCGGACTGCGACTATGACTCCCTCCTCTTCAAGGTAGCTCAGCGAGGCGTAGGCTGCCATGAGGGGTTCTATACGTGCTTCCACAACCAGCTGGCTTCCTCAAGCTCAGCTAAGCCGGGAGCTGGCCTAGCTATCCTAGCTGAAGTATTCAACGTTGTTAAGGAGAGGGTTAAGAAACCTAGGCCAGGGTCGTACGTTTGCTCACTAGCCCAAGGAGGGCTAGAGTCGGTGATTAAGAAGGTGAGCGAGGAGTGCTTAGAGCTAGCGCTTGCAGCTAAGGAAGGAAGTAGGGGAGGGGTAGTCAGGGAGGCCGCTGACTTAATCTTCCACTGCCTAGTGCTACTGGCTGTTGTTGGCGTAGAGTTTAGCGAGGTGCTAGATGAGCTAAGGGAGCGTAGGGCAGCTAGAGTAGCTAAGGCCTGA